The following are from one region of the Aquipuribacter nitratireducens genome:
- a CDS encoding GNAT family N-acetyltransferase, with protein MPRTVPDVRVVPANDVPFDDVLAVFGERGYPSRCLCQRFKVPGWLWRDTEPEEREEMLRVGTGCDDPDATQTSGLVAYLGDEPVAWVAVEPRTAYPKLFSPQFRIPWKDRHEDRDDDTVWAVTCFTVRAGHRGRGLMYPLASAAAEHARRHGATAVEAYPMLTEPGQEVTWGEVFVGTAGVFAAAGFERVSHPTKRRVVMRLDF; from the coding sequence ATGCCTCGCACGGTTCCCGACGTCCGGGTGGTGCCGGCGAACGACGTGCCCTTCGACGACGTGCTCGCCGTGTTCGGCGAGCGCGGGTACCCGTCGCGCTGCCTGTGCCAGCGGTTCAAGGTACCGGGCTGGCTGTGGCGCGACACCGAGCCGGAGGAGCGCGAGGAGATGCTCCGGGTCGGCACCGGCTGCGACGACCCCGACGCGACGCAGACGAGCGGGCTCGTCGCCTACCTCGGCGACGAGCCCGTCGCGTGGGTGGCCGTCGAGCCGCGGACCGCCTACCCGAAGCTCTTCTCGCCGCAGTTCCGCATCCCGTGGAAGGACCGGCACGAGGACCGCGACGACGACACGGTGTGGGCGGTCACGTGCTTCACCGTGCGCGCGGGCCACCGCGGGCGCGGGCTCATGTACCCGCTCGCCTCGGCCGCCGCCGAGCACGCGAGACGCCACGGCGCGACCGCCGTCGAGGCGTACCCCATGCTCACCGAGCCGGGCCAGGAGGTGACGTGGGGCGAGGTGTTCGTCGGCACGGCGGGCGTGTTCGCGGCCGCGGGCTTCGAGCGCGTCAGCCACCCGACGAAGCGCCGCGTCGTCATGCGCCTCGACTTCTAG
- a CDS encoding Bax inhibitor-1/YccA family protein: protein MRSNNPAFSRNEAFTRGGYATFDVQTPSADQLEDQYSMPSPVRERAMTLEDVVTRTGIMFAVLLATAVPTFWGLVTGAIGLGTGFLLTFGGMIAGLVLGLVISFSKKVRPGLIVTYAAIEGLFVGGISAIYTLRFGDGLVGQAVLGTLVAFGAMLVAYQTGLIRATGRFRKILIIATMGYLALGLINLVSVFVFNQPSIWFDTGILGIGLSLLGVTLASLFLVLDFDFVEQGIRNQLPQRYAWSAAFGLVVTLIWLYLEILRLLAILRGSE from the coding sequence ATGCGCAGCAACAACCCCGCGTTCTCGCGGAACGAGGCGTTCACCCGCGGTGGGTACGCCACCTTCGACGTCCAGACGCCGTCGGCGGACCAGCTCGAGGACCAGTACTCGATGCCCTCGCCGGTGCGCGAGCGGGCGATGACGCTCGAGGACGTCGTCACCCGCACGGGCATCATGTTCGCGGTCCTCCTCGCCACGGCGGTGCCGACCTTCTGGGGTCTCGTCACCGGAGCGATCGGGCTCGGTACCGGCTTCCTCCTGACCTTCGGCGGCATGATCGCGGGACTCGTCCTCGGTCTCGTCATCTCCTTCTCGAAGAAGGTCCGCCCCGGCCTCATCGTCACCTACGCCGCCATCGAAGGTCTCTTCGTCGGCGGCATCAGCGCCATCTACACGCTGCGGTTCGGTGACGGGCTCGTCGGGCAGGCCGTGCTCGGCACGCTGGTCGCCTTCGGCGCGATGCTGGTCGCGTACCAGACCGGTCTCATCCGGGCGACGGGGCGCTTCCGGAAGATCCTCATCATCGCGACGATGGGGTACCTGGCCCTCGGCCTCATCAACCTCGTCAGCGTCTTCGTCTTCAACCAGCCCTCGATCTGGTTCGACACCGGCATCCTCGGTATCGGCCTCTCGCTGCTCGGGGTCACGCTCGCCTCGCTGTTCCTCGTCCTCGACTTCGACTTCGTCGAGCAGGGCATCCGGAACCAGCTCCCTCAGCGGTACGCCTGGAGCGCCGCGTTCGGTCTCGTCGTCACGCTCATCTGGCTGTACCTCGAGATCCTGCGCCTGCTCGCCATCCTCCGCGGCTCCGAGTGA
- a CDS encoding ABC transporter ATP-binding protein yields MSTHRTTGTTPAIRTRALTKTYGTHRGLSGLDLDVERGEVLGFIGPNGAGKSTTIRLLLDLLRPTSGTVEVLGQDPRTGGAGLRRRIGYLAGDLVLPERMTGARVVDLLTTLSGARGDATVRRRVLDLAERLDLDLSRPSRTLSKGNRQKIGIVQAFVHDPELLVLDEPTSGLDPLVQQTFHALVREAAARGATVFMSSHIISEVEQTADRVAVLREGRLIALATVPELRARSSRHVEVEVDAGAGVGPDALAADLALQGAAVRPAVHGGTRVAGEFPGEPADLVARLAAAPWRESLRDLVAEAPDLEAAVLRFYAPSSAADRQPGEQVPA; encoded by the coding sequence GTGAGCACCCACAGGACCACCGGCACCACCCCCGCGATCCGCACGCGGGCACTGACGAAGACCTACGGCACGCACCGCGGCCTCAGCGGACTCGACCTCGACGTCGAGCGGGGCGAGGTGCTCGGCTTCATCGGTCCCAACGGGGCCGGCAAGTCGACGACCATCCGCCTGCTCCTCGACCTCCTGCGGCCCACCAGCGGCACCGTCGAGGTGCTGGGGCAGGACCCGCGCACCGGCGGTGCCGGCCTGCGACGGCGCATCGGCTACCTCGCGGGCGACCTCGTGCTGCCCGAGCGGATGACGGGCGCCCGCGTCGTCGACCTGCTGACGACGCTGTCCGGCGCGCGCGGCGACGCGACCGTCCGGCGCCGGGTGCTCGACCTCGCCGAGCGGCTCGACCTCGACCTCTCCCGGCCGTCGCGCACCCTGTCGAAGGGCAACCGGCAGAAGATCGGCATCGTGCAGGCGTTCGTGCACGACCCGGAGCTGCTCGTGCTCGACGAGCCGACGAGCGGCCTCGACCCGCTCGTGCAGCAGACGTTCCACGCCCTCGTCCGCGAGGCGGCCGCCCGCGGCGCGACCGTCTTCATGAGCTCGCACATCATCAGCGAGGTCGAGCAGACCGCGGACCGGGTCGCGGTCCTCCGCGAGGGCCGCCTCATCGCGCTCGCGACCGTCCCCGAGCTGCGGGCCCGCTCCTCCCGTCACGTCGAGGTCGAGGTCGACGCCGGCGCGGGCGTCGGCCCCGACGCGCTCGCCGCCGACCTCGCGCTGCAGGGTGCGGCGGTCCGGCCCGCGGTCCACGGCGGCACCCGCGTCGCCGGGGAGTTCCCGGGCGAGCCCGCCGACCTCGTCGCCCGCCTCGCCGCCGCGCCGTGGCGGGAGTCCCTGCGCGACCTCGTCGCCGAGGCGCCGGACCTGGAGGCGGCCGTCCTCCGCTTCTACGCCCCGTCGAGCGCTGCCGACCGGCAGCCGGGAGAGCAGGTGCCCGCATGA
- a CDS encoding SGNH/GDSL hydrolase family protein, which translates to MNADEAAKAVNALVSGWSSRVVLPAVRSRPVLVEPIPAGMGTARPGLRRLTRTVALGGGGLTLLGVTGVGVLVAEARMAKRWIEPRMPAAHALDGRYDLAGRVPDDGLFEDDPVLVGVLGDSAAAGVGADSPAGTPGVLLATGVAAALGRQVELTVSTRSGAVSAELEGQTDRLLERVARPDVVLVIVGGNDVQRRVPAGQAAALLRATVARLVALGTHVVVGTTPDLGTITQVAQPLRALGGRWSRQLATAQAAAVLNAGGHPVDLRAVLADDLRADPSVLFSEDRFHPSAEGYRRVMAHVVPVAVGALTVTLHPVVTGG; encoded by the coding sequence GTGAACGCCGACGAGGCCGCGAAGGCCGTGAACGCGCTGGTCAGCGGCTGGTCCTCACGAGTGGTCCTGCCCGCCGTCCGCTCACGTCCGGTGCTCGTGGAGCCGATACCGGCCGGCATGGGCACCGCCCGGCCCGGCCTGCGCCGGCTCACGCGGACCGTCGCCCTCGGCGGCGGTGGCCTCACCCTGCTCGGCGTGACCGGCGTCGGCGTGCTGGTGGCAGAAGCGCGCATGGCGAAGCGGTGGATCGAGCCGCGGATGCCCGCCGCCCACGCGCTCGACGGGCGCTACGACCTCGCCGGGCGCGTCCCGGACGACGGCCTGTTCGAGGACGACCCGGTGCTCGTCGGGGTCCTCGGCGACTCCGCGGCGGCCGGGGTGGGAGCGGACTCCCCCGCCGGCACCCCCGGGGTGCTGCTCGCCACCGGGGTCGCGGCCGCGCTCGGACGGCAGGTCGAGCTCACGGTCTCCACGCGGTCGGGCGCGGTGTCGGCGGAGCTCGAGGGACAGACCGACCGGCTGCTCGAGCGTGTCGCCCGCCCGGACGTCGTCCTCGTCATCGTCGGCGGCAACGACGTCCAGCGCCGGGTCCCCGCCGGCCAGGCGGCGGCCCTGCTGCGCGCGACGGTCGCCCGCCTCGTCGCGCTCGGCACGCACGTCGTCGTCGGCACGACCCCGGACCTGGGGACGATCACGCAGGTCGCCCAGCCCCTGCGCGCGCTCGGCGGGCGCTGGTCCCGGCAGCTCGCCACCGCGCAGGCCGCCGCGGTGCTCAACGCCGGCGGGCACCCGGTCGACCTGCGGGCCGTCCTCGCCGACGACCTGCGCGCCGACCCGTCCGTGCTCTTCAGCGAGGACCGCTTCCACCCCTCCGCCGAGGGGTACCGGCGCGTGATGGCACACGTCGTGCCCGTCGCCGTCGGGGCGCTCACCGTGACGCTCCACCCTGTTGTTACCGGTGGGTAA
- a CDS encoding acetyl-CoA C-acetyltransferase — MTDAVVVSATRSPIGRARKGSLVDVRPDDLAAQVVGAALEAVPGLSVAELDDLMLGCAEPSGEHGTNLARVVAVLLGHDGLPGTTVNRFCSSSVQTTRMAMHAIRAGEGHAFVSAGVECISRYRGVSGSDLFGADVMNPRFTEARDRTARTAELDADWHDPREDGALPDVYIAMGQTAENVAHLRGISRERQDHWGVTSQNRAEAAIAAGHVAAEITPVTTPSGGVVSTDDGPRAGVTYEKVASLQPVFRATGTVTAGNCCALNDGAAALVVTSADFAHAHGLQPLARVVSTGVSALSPEIMGLGPVEASRQALERAGLTMSDVDLVEINEAFASQVLASADELGVDEERLNVHGGAIAYGHPFGATGARITTTLLNALRVTDGTIGLETMCVGGGQGMAVVYERLS; from the coding sequence ATGACCGACGCCGTCGTCGTCTCCGCGACCCGCTCCCCCATCGGCCGGGCCCGCAAGGGCTCGCTCGTCGACGTCCGCCCGGACGACCTCGCCGCGCAGGTCGTGGGCGCGGCGCTCGAGGCGGTGCCCGGGCTGTCGGTGGCGGAGCTCGACGACCTCATGCTCGGCTGCGCGGAACCGTCGGGCGAGCACGGCACGAACCTCGCCCGCGTCGTGGCGGTGCTTCTCGGGCACGACGGCCTGCCCGGCACGACCGTCAACCGGTTCTGCTCCTCCAGCGTGCAGACCACGCGGATGGCGATGCACGCGATCCGCGCCGGGGAGGGGCACGCCTTCGTCTCCGCGGGCGTCGAGTGCATCTCCCGCTACCGGGGCGTGTCCGGCTCGGACCTGTTCGGCGCGGACGTCATGAACCCCCGCTTCACCGAGGCGCGGGACCGCACGGCCCGCACCGCCGAGCTCGACGCCGACTGGCACGACCCGCGCGAGGACGGCGCCCTGCCGGACGTCTACATCGCGATGGGGCAGACGGCGGAGAACGTCGCCCACCTGCGGGGCATCAGCCGCGAGCGGCAGGACCACTGGGGCGTCACGAGCCAGAACCGCGCCGAGGCCGCGATCGCCGCCGGCCACGTCGCCGCGGAGATCACCCCCGTGACGACCCCCTCGGGTGGCGTGGTCTCCACCGACGACGGACCGCGCGCCGGCGTGACGTACGAGAAGGTCGCGTCCCTGCAGCCGGTGTTCCGGGCGACGGGGACGGTGACGGCCGGCAACTGCTGCGCCCTCAACGACGGCGCCGCCGCGCTCGTCGTGACGTCCGCCGACTTCGCCCACGCCCACGGCCTGCAGCCGCTCGCCCGGGTCGTGTCGACCGGCGTGTCGGCGCTGAGCCCGGAGATCATGGGCCTCGGCCCGGTCGAGGCGAGCCGGCAGGCGCTGGAGCGGGCGGGCCTCACGATGTCCGACGTCGACCTCGTCGAGATCAACGAGGCCTTCGCCTCCCAGGTGCTCGCGAGCGCCGACGAGCTCGGGGTCGACGAGGAGAGGCTCAACGTGCACGGCGGCGCGATCGCCTACGGCCACCCGTTCGGTGCCACGGGCGCTCGGATCACGACGACGCTGCTCAACGCCCTGCGGGTCACCGACGGCACCATCGGCCTGGAGACGATGTGCGTCGGCGGCGGTCAGGGCATGGCCGTGGTGTACGAGCGCCTCAGCTGA
- a CDS encoding helix-turn-helix domain-containing protein, which yields MLRNVVALVYDGVGSFGLGVVSEVFGYDRSADGLPVYDFAVAAAEPGPVRTDTGLRIVVEHGLERVEQADLVCVLGWERGDADLPEALLQALRDTVARGGKIMSHCSGAFVVAASGLLDGRRVATHWMHADELARRYPQVSVDRDVLYVDDDPIYSSAGTAAGIDTCLYLLRQEHGAAVANDVARRMVVPPYREGGQAQYVTAAVPEVDDTSCLRETLVWAQEHLEEDLSVDQMAARSLMSPRSFARHFRAATGSTPHAWLLGQRMSRAQQLLETTDLPVEEVARRSGLGAATTLRHHFSQRLGTSPQAYRRTFRGLAAAG from the coding sequence ATGCTGCGGAACGTGGTCGCGCTCGTCTACGACGGGGTGGGGTCCTTCGGCCTGGGGGTCGTCTCCGAGGTGTTCGGCTACGACCGGTCGGCCGACGGGCTGCCGGTCTACGACTTCGCCGTCGCCGCCGCGGAGCCCGGTCCCGTGCGGACCGACACCGGCCTGCGGATCGTGGTCGAGCACGGTCTCGAGCGGGTCGAGCAGGCCGACCTCGTGTGCGTGCTCGGGTGGGAGCGCGGCGACGCGGACCTGCCGGAGGCCCTGCTCCAAGCCCTGCGCGACACCGTCGCCCGCGGCGGCAAGATCATGAGCCACTGCAGCGGCGCGTTCGTCGTGGCGGCCTCGGGCCTGCTCGACGGCCGGCGCGTCGCGACGCACTGGATGCACGCCGACGAGCTCGCGCGCCGCTATCCGCAGGTGAGCGTGGACCGCGACGTCCTCTACGTCGACGACGACCCGATCTACAGCAGCGCCGGGACGGCTGCCGGCATCGACACGTGCCTGTACCTGCTGCGCCAGGAGCACGGGGCGGCGGTCGCGAACGACGTCGCCCGGCGGATGGTCGTCCCGCCGTACCGGGAGGGCGGGCAGGCGCAGTACGTCACCGCCGCCGTGCCCGAGGTCGACGACACGTCGTGCCTGCGCGAGACGCTCGTGTGGGCGCAGGAGCACCTCGAGGAGGACCTCAGCGTCGACCAGATGGCGGCGAGGTCCCTGATGTCGCCCCGCAGCTTCGCGCGCCACTTCCGCGCCGCGACGGGGTCGACACCCCACGCGTGGCTGCTCGGGCAGCGGATGTCGCGGGCGCAGCAGCTGCTCGAGACGACCGACCTGCCGGTGGAGGAGGTGGCGCGCCGCAGCGGGCTCGGCGCCGCGACGACACTGCGGCACCACTTCTCGCAGCGACTCGGCACGTCACCGCAGGCGTACCGGCGGACGTTCCGGGGGCTCGCCGCGGCCGGCTGA
- a CDS encoding uracil-DNA glycosylase: MDLEALERDIVGCRACPRLVAWREHVAATRRAAFADQEYWGRPVPGFGDPAASLLVLGLAPAAHGANRTGRVFTGDRSGDFLFAALHRTGWANQPTSVSVDDGLRLSGAWVTASVRCAPPANAPTPAEREACAPWLDAEVRLLAPTLRAVVVLGAFGWQQGLGTFSRLGWQVPRPRPRFAHGARVKLPPGPAAPPEARPLTLLGSYHVSQQNTFTGRLTERMLDDVLLTARVAGAGTEPDGPVPTGSDRGDV, encoded by the coding sequence GTGGACCTCGAGGCGCTCGAGCGCGACATCGTCGGCTGCCGTGCGTGCCCGCGTCTGGTCGCCTGGCGCGAGCACGTCGCCGCCACCCGGCGCGCCGCCTTCGCCGACCAGGAGTACTGGGGCCGGCCCGTCCCCGGCTTCGGGGACCCGGCCGCGTCGCTGCTCGTCCTCGGGCTCGCGCCCGCGGCGCACGGCGCCAACCGCACCGGGCGGGTCTTCACCGGCGACCGCTCCGGCGACTTCCTCTTCGCGGCGCTGCACCGGACGGGCTGGGCGAACCAGCCGACGAGCGTGTCCGTCGACGACGGCCTGCGGCTGTCCGGGGCGTGGGTGACGGCGTCGGTGCGCTGCGCCCCGCCCGCCAACGCACCGACGCCCGCGGAGCGGGAGGCGTGCGCGCCGTGGCTCGACGCGGAGGTGCGGCTCCTCGCCCCGACGCTTCGCGCGGTCGTCGTGCTCGGGGCGTTCGGGTGGCAGCAGGGGCTCGGGACGTTCTCACGGCTCGGCTGGCAGGTGCCGCGACCGCGGCCCCGCTTCGCCCACGGGGCGCGGGTCAAGCTGCCGCCCGGACCGGCCGCGCCGCCGGAGGCGCGGCCGCTCACGCTCCTCGGCAGCTACCACGTGAGCCAGCAGAACACCTTCACCGGACGCCTCACGGAGCGGATGCTCGACGACGTCCTCCTCACCGCTCGTGTGGCGGGAGCGGGGACAGAACCGGACGGACCCGTCCCCACCGGGTCAGACCGCGGTGACGTGTGA
- a CDS encoding ABC transporter permease subunit, whose translation MTTTPAGPTTQPAPPAPRTPTSPWPARPRPRGLPLLATGLRQRARGLLLWSLGLAAVVLMYLPLYPSIATTLQEQVSAMPEGVVAAFGMGETDPAGYAQTTVYGLLGAVLVIVFAVTGSSRLVAAEEESGLLELYLSHGVSRQRVLAERALLLLLELVVLTAVVVTLTLVLGPGADLGFDAPQVLAAGAGLLGIGVLVGGVGLGVGAMTGSRGLATGAAALAGVGGYLANVVADIADLPWLERLSAFHWAYGHEPLRAGFDGDGAVLLLYGVAALAYAVGAVVLARRDVGV comes from the coding sequence ATGACCACCACGCCCGCCGGACCCACGACCCAGCCCGCGCCGCCCGCGCCCCGCACGCCGACGAGCCCCTGGCCGGCGCGGCCCCGCCCCCGCGGCCTGCCGCTGCTCGCGACGGGCCTGCGCCAGCGGGCGCGCGGCCTCCTGCTGTGGTCGCTCGGCCTCGCCGCCGTCGTCCTCATGTACCTGCCGCTGTACCCGTCGATCGCGACGACCCTGCAGGAGCAGGTGTCGGCGATGCCGGAGGGTGTCGTCGCCGCCTTCGGCATGGGCGAGACCGACCCCGCCGGCTACGCCCAGACGACGGTCTACGGGTTGCTCGGTGCCGTCCTCGTCATCGTCTTCGCCGTGACCGGGAGCAGCCGGCTCGTCGCCGCCGAGGAGGAGTCGGGTCTGCTCGAGCTCTACCTGTCCCACGGCGTCTCGCGTCAGCGGGTGCTCGCCGAGCGGGCGCTGCTGCTCCTGCTCGAGCTCGTCGTGCTCACCGCGGTCGTCGTCACCCTCACCCTCGTCCTCGGCCCCGGCGCCGACCTCGGCTTCGACGCTCCCCAGGTCCTCGCGGCCGGTGCGGGACTGCTCGGCATCGGGGTGCTCGTCGGCGGCGTCGGCCTGGGCGTGGGCGCCATGACCGGCAGCCGCGGCCTCGCGACGGGCGCCGCCGCGCTCGCCGGAGTCGGCGGCTACCTCGCCAACGTCGTCGCCGACATCGCCGACCTGCCGTGGCTCGAGCGGCTGTCCGCTTTCCACTGGGCCTACGGCCACGAGCCGCTGCGGGCCGGGTTCGACGGCGACGGCGCGGTCCTCCTGCTGTACGGCGTCGCGGCCCTCGCGTACGCGGTGGGTGCGGTGGTGCTCGCGCGGCGGGACGTGGGCGTCTGA
- a CDS encoding Ppx/GppA phosphatase family protein, with product MTRVAAVDCGTNSIRLLVTDLDSASGRQDDVDRRMRIVRLGEGVDATGRLSDAALARTFAAVEEYAALVRDLGAEAVRFVATSASRDASNASVFVDGVRERLGVEPEVATGAAEARLSFVGAVRELVGTVAGPYCVVDIGGGSTEVVVGSGDLAAPLQGRSVDVGCVRLTERHLRSDPPTPEEVAAARADVEAALDVVERDVDLTGVRCLVGLAGSVTTVTAEALGLATYDSDRIHGAELTVDDLVGAGRRLLHADRATRAARGFMHPGRVDVIGAGALVWEAVLERVRARSGVVTARASEHDILDGIAWSCV from the coding sequence GTGACCCGGGTAGCCGCCGTCGACTGCGGGACCAACTCGATCCGCCTCCTCGTCACCGACCTCGACTCGGCCTCCGGCCGGCAGGACGACGTCGATCGCCGCATGCGGATCGTGCGGCTCGGGGAGGGCGTCGACGCCACCGGCCGGCTGTCCGACGCCGCGCTCGCCCGGACGTTCGCCGCGGTCGAGGAGTACGCGGCGCTCGTGCGGGACCTCGGCGCGGAGGCGGTGCGGTTCGTCGCGACGAGCGCGTCCCGCGACGCGTCGAACGCGAGCGTCTTCGTCGACGGCGTCCGCGAGCGGCTCGGCGTCGAGCCGGAGGTCGCGACGGGCGCGGCGGAGGCGCGGTTGTCGTTCGTCGGCGCCGTCCGCGAGCTCGTCGGGACGGTGGCGGGCCCGTACTGCGTCGTCGACATCGGCGGCGGCTCCACCGAGGTGGTCGTCGGGTCCGGCGACCTCGCCGCACCGCTGCAGGGCCGCTCGGTCGACGTCGGCTGCGTCCGGCTCACCGAGCGGCACCTGCGCTCCGACCCGCCGACGCCGGAGGAGGTGGCGGCGGCCCGCGCCGACGTCGAGGCCGCCCTCGACGTCGTCGAGCGCGACGTCGACCTCACCGGCGTCCGGTGCCTCGTCGGGCTCGCCGGGTCGGTGACGACCGTCACCGCCGAGGCCCTCGGCCTCGCGACCTACGACAGCGACCGCATCCACGGCGCCGAGCTCACGGTCGACGACCTCGTCGGCGCCGGACGGCGGCTGCTGCACGCCGACCGGGCGACCCGGGCGGCCCGCGGCTTCATGCACCCGGGCCGCGTCGACGTCATCGGCGCCGGGGCGCTCGTGTGGGAGGCCGTGCTCGAGCGCGTCCGCGCGCGCAGCGGCGTCGTGACGGCGCGGGCGAGCGAGCACGACATCCTCGACGGGATCGCGTGGTCGTGCGTGTGA
- a CDS encoding TetR family transcriptional regulator yields the protein MRSASARATRDDDVTTRARIRDAALVRFGRDGVAATGVRAVAADAGVSAGLVLHHFGSKDGLRRACDEHVATVIREIKEAQAEDPMGSMDGWVQKVHELDWLRDYLARELTEGGELAATLFADLSRDAEAYLARWEQHGLVRPSDDPAVRAAYLTATSLGMLVLRPLLARHLGVPDGPDVLVHVSRSAMDLYTHGLFADPAVGEQLAAKLQEGS from the coding sequence ATGCGTTCAGCGTCGGCCCGGGCGACTCGCGACGACGACGTCACGACGCGGGCGCGGATCCGCGACGCCGCCCTCGTCCGCTTCGGTCGCGACGGTGTCGCCGCGACCGGCGTCCGCGCGGTCGCCGCCGACGCCGGGGTGTCGGCGGGCCTCGTGCTCCACCACTTCGGCAGCAAGGACGGCCTCCGTCGCGCCTGCGACGAGCACGTCGCCACGGTCATCCGGGAGATCAAGGAGGCGCAGGCCGAGGACCCGATGGGCAGCATGGACGGCTGGGTGCAGAAGGTGCACGAGCTGGACTGGCTGCGCGACTACCTCGCGCGCGAGCTCACCGAGGGCGGCGAGCTCGCGGCGACGCTGTTCGCCGACCTCTCCCGCGACGCCGAGGCCTACCTGGCCCGCTGGGAGCAGCACGGTCTCGTGCGGCCCAGCGACGACCCGGCGGTTCGCGCCGCCTACCTCACCGCCACCTCGCTCGGGATGCTCGTGCTCCGGCCCCTGCTCGCCCGACATCTCGGCGTGCCGGACGGCCCGGACGTGCTCGTGCACGTGAGCCGCTCGGCCATGGACCTCTACACCCACGGTCTGTTCGCAGACCCCGCCGTCGGCGAGCAGCTGGCGGCGAAGCTCCAGGAGGGCTCGTGA